Proteins from a single region of Megachile rotundata isolate GNS110a chromosome 7, iyMegRotu1, whole genome shotgun sequence:
- the mask gene encoding multiple ankyrin repeats single KH domain isoform X4, giving the protein MQNVAQGTTSDSQKHEKSASIHHDIGKTSSTPQSSNSSPTKSETETFSELQPRFMADSSESEEDSVSEVECFAIDQVELDEGHHLESSKFLLTSEDPERSVDPETQARLEALLEAAGIDEAAAALTRMRSDNPRTQNEKRSLVEACSDGDVGTVKKLLTEGRSVNETTEEGESLLSLACSAGYYELAQVLLAMNANVEDRGIKGDCTPLMEAASAGHVDVVSLLIAHGADVNAQSNSGNTPLIYGCAGGHEEVVRVLLEAGANIEDHNENGHTPLMEAASAGHVQVAKILLEHGAGINTHSNEFKESALTLACYKGHLEMVRFLLEAGADQEHKTDEMHTALMEASMDGHVEVARLLLDSGAQVNMPTDSFESPLTLAACGGHVDLAMLLIERGANIEEVNDEGYTPLMEAAREGHEEMVALLLSQGANINAQTEETQETALTLACCGGFLEVADFLIKAGADIELGASTPLMEAAQEGHLDLVRYLLESAADVHAQTQTGDTALTYACENGHTDVVDLLLQFGADLEHESEGGRTPLMKACRAGHLCTVQFLISKRADVNRQTTNNDHTPLSLACAGGHLTVVELLLAQSANPFHKLKDNSTMLIEAAKGGHTSVVQLLLDYPHSIMMSTPHNTAPTPMLLPQQQQQQQQQQQQQQQQQQQQQQQQQQQQQQQQQQQSQQQSQQQQQQQQQQQPQQPQQHATHQQHVPHQQHTSTQPQAHQQQQHAAEQPQAQNLQPKHNTQKSLLRKNRSVTVMPDMSLTSAEAQQVRSQPAGESVVTTKDDTNILDKGSGGFTNLSEPNISLSPAPAPTPGLNISESRKKRILEDIQRVERELQINGPEDYFSGLRNSVVTQRQQQQQQQPEDPSESDTLSPGLVCSTSGMSGNSLAHQGASQAISLYNAFLRGKRIAQETQLSLVPSISETFPATNTFPTSPPLSLATIPVTSSIPLVTSNVSSTTTPSPPSISTPPTVMAVSQPITASSDVSQNTAISDRPKAKPVSKKEGKNIRKASSSVIGGKLQQQQQQQQQQQQQQQQQQQATLMAGLQQQYQQKQRQHTYQVQQVHQLQQLNQQLQLQLDQVQVQQQQQQQQSQTQQQPQSQQLQLQQSQSQQQPGVVTASGNNILMPTQLMSHLHPTHTHHLHDQQATQQNLAEQTDPELARLHRDGACPFVAAAQKAKALCTSESVIKLEDGTHIPLDDAFEIFRSISFDDTVDVATEDQEKLELKRLEVSAGKDPQQPQQQQQHQSPPQQVQQQQNLQTTQIVQQAASPYTSQEYFTNPVSSVPSVSLPTLPSLQVTSAGVQIQADISAGLQLTGTQPLQNQPFKDALTVYQEGYLQGLRCHFQPQLLLQSSEITFPTQGLPTVSEATGIVDNIPHQTNGYGQSTACSTNQVQVATQTQAPAATTTAATIVASDKKQVYTAPTTGKGKKGRYPLLPQQPSCQQQQQQQQQQQQQQQQQQTANTQQQTPNFPNQNYQLDPTTVAGQYTTGVPTVGGYTTSQVPPAPFSCMDVDSETDSNHDTALTLACAGGHEELVELLLSRGADIEHRDKKGFTPLILAATAGHHKVVEILLNHGADIEAQSERTKDTPLSLACSGGRYEVVDLLLNRGANKEHRNVSDYTPLSLAASGGYVNIIKLLLSHGAEINSRTGSKLGISPLMLAAMNGHVAAVKLLLDMGSDINAQIETNRNTALTLACFQGRHEVVSLLLDRKANVEHRAKTGLTPLMEAASGGYVEVGRVLLTKGADVNATPVPSSRDTALTIAADKGHCRFVELLLSRGTQVEVKNKKGNSPLWLAANGGHLNVVDLLYHAGADIDSQDNRKVSCLMAAFRKGHIKVVKWMVNHVTQFPSDQEMTRYIATVSDKELLEKCQECVKVIRAAKETQAAKANKNATILLEELDMEKTREESKKAAAARRRERKKKKKLEKKEEKRKLHEEYKKSETNYEDKEESGKKSGDEECDRADDSEHETGDGCERMDSMPSPVNRSPEDPDREEGDSGIDANSQGSCSSNDVKAREKKKDKKKKKSSSSSSSSPATNEKDTSPQRSPKSVIAQSTSLPQNSITPTKSQNNSSDKRTMINSTGAVSASVSMSVSTSTSTSTSTSTSTAAVTTNTRSSTVNCGERKLKGQLVFESSRHPADREDFEATGNETYMPGKGKKAYSNQYDGDALNTSMKSNNTTSPKQGGKREEGWKEVVRKGQSDDSGRFMNSPFRSKKVSVPPNAISRVIGRGGSNINAIRGATGAHIEVEKQSKCQGERIITIKGSSDATKQAHTLIAALIKDPDVDILQMLPKSKLTVVTTSCWDKTVSTIASSKAKLGAVSKPSSLMSNSSSTQINKSNYTPGVSTVNQLIPLRSSSSIKLTGAFPTPLPRATAPRLVAAAEKRAQAVAAQMASSSSNTKTTMSYTSAIMTAGRATKIVTTSTTQTFAAKLSEITASTHTSTTVMQSTHTTVNKQKSLQANTVTVMSATAAAMAQTSSQQSIVSTSPKHCRPLPTLSAPPTMVSHYSGKSTYSPGSNTAVSSATNTVVAYCPENSTASTCSNATIRVSPSPPVVPQCQQMQQQQQHQHQHQQQQHPHHQQQQQSQQQQQQSHQQQQQQQPQQQQQQQVRSSTPIAQTIQEQQQQHQHQQQQQQQQQQQQQQQQQQQQQQQTNNTPLEYSLFNDTFTKVTQQSMWGGRENESQKGMNFATVAGGGVSVNTSGSSSSKFIDSVPPQVDASKAPGYRGTTMCSPVSSKSNNSATNANVNPNANTNANANANANANASNMGSGGSSNAGHNPIQPPQFQSSGNYSEHPLSNKPPGSLAVARPVIPQQSMEMSAAAAAAAAAAAAMGTQYNRPVFQGDLTSRNATTHQAHVIASTSQATLDVGLFKGNNVGYEHPNVNSSLLKMVPNEAAQGHPLLPFHPHMQNFTQTIAAPSASVNTTVSMSRLNPRAPDFSSSLHLNNKPQVTMFNAGSAAGIHPNMFATVPPPPPSAIQSNNLAMLGNFPLGKYQPASRATPNTGISTNGQTRWPFAPPHNNYPPHQEPMIGQIGLSNHLANITAQPGSIDLITSLENGGSPAISPSSPAQVAQEMNQLKIEDRKVPRPIGTERAWKNYTMAGMGPGGDADSINWMLNNEKLVGSWASLAPGIDRHQMFRSNAAYNRISNVDAELHQMMESSFQGHVDTQQPFPNGSAAALSIMPGLTLLPGQFGTPALTEIPPNEANKMDAPAWGIPDAVQDKQHPAWNKWAH; this is encoded by the exons ATGCAGAATGTAGCACAAGGAACGACCTCGGATAGTCAGAAGCACGAGAAATCAGCGAGCATTCACCACGACATTGGAAAGACGTCGTCAACTCCCCAGTCTTCGAACTCCAGTCCAACCAAGTCAGAGACCGAGACCTTCTCTGAACTGCAGCCACGCTTTATGGCAGACTCGTCGGAGAGCGAAGAAGACAGTGTTTCAGAG GTGGAGTGTTTTGCGATTGATCAGGTCGAATTAGACGAAGGTCATCATTTAGAGTCGTCTAAGTTTCTATTGACTTCCGAAGATCCAGAAAGATCTGTGGATCCTGAGACTCAGGCACGATTAGAAGCTTTATTGGAAGCAGCTGGTATTG ATGAAGCAGCAGCTGCGTTAACTCGTATGCGCAGCGACAATCCACGCACGCAAAACGAAAAGCGCTCTCTCGTAGAGGCTTGCAGCGACGGCGACGTTGGTACTGTTAAGAAATTATTAACCGAAGGACGGAGCGTTAACGAAACGACCGAGGAAGGAGAGAGTTTGCTCTCTCTCGCTTGCTCTGCTGGTTATTACGAACTTGCTCAG GTACTTTTAGCAATGAATGCCAACGTAGAAGATCGAGGCATAAAAGGGGATTGTACCCCTTTAATGGAAGCTGCCAGTGCAGGGCATGTAGATGTTGTGAGCTTGCTAATTGCTCATGGAGCTGATGTTAATGCTCAATCTAATTCAG GTAACACACCCCTTATATATGGCTGTGCGGGTGGTCACGAAGAGGTAGTGCGAGTATTGTTAGAAGCAGGCGCTAATATAGAAGATCACAACGAGAATGGTCATACGCCTTTAATGGAAGCAGCTAGTGCTGGGCATGTTCAAGTAGCTAAAATTTTACTAGAGCATGGCGCTGGAATTAATACTCATTCCAATGAATTTAAAGAATCTGCGCTAACATTGGCCTGTTATAAAGGACATTTAGAAATGGTTCGATTCTTATTAGAAGCTGGCGCAGATCAG GAGCACAAAACCGACGAAATGCACACTGCCCTTATGGAAGCATCGATGGACGGTCATGTGGAAGTAGCTCGTTTGCTCTTAGATTCGGGTGCGCAAGTAAATATGCCAACGGACAGTTTTGAATCTCCATTAACTTTAGCTGCTTGTGGGGGGCATGTGGATCTTGCTATGCTTTTGATCGAGCGAGGAGCCAATATTGAGGAAGTGAATGACGAGGGTTATACACCATTGATGGAAGCGGCACGCGAGGGTCATGAAGAAATGGTTGCATTACTTCTAAGCCAAG GGGCGAACATCAATGCCCAAACAGAGGAAACGCAAGAAACAGCACTTACCTTAGCCTGTTGCGGTGGTTTTTTGGAAGTTGCGGATTTTCTAATTAAAGCGGGAGCTGATATTGAATTGGGTGCCTCTACTCCTTTAATGGAAGCTGCACAAGAGGGTCATTTAGATCTCGTTCGTTATTTACTTGAATCTGCGGCAGATGTTCACGCTCAAACGCAAACAGGGGATACCGCATTAACGTATGCCTGTGAAAACGGTCATACAGATGTTGTGGATCTCTTGCTTCAATTTGGTGCCGATTTA gaGCACGAATCGGAAGGAGGAAGAACACCTTTAATGAAGGCATGTAGAGCAGGTCATCTCTGTACAGTTCAATTTCTTATATCGAAACGTGCAGATGTTAATAGACAAACAACAAACAACGATCATACACCTCTTTCATTGGCTTGCGCTGGTGGACATCTCACTGTCGTAGAACTTTTGCTTGCGCAGTCTGCAAACCCATTTCATAAACTTAAG GATAATTCTACGATGCTGATAGAAGCTGCTAAAGGTGGACATACCAGCGTGGTTCAACTTCTGCTAGATTACCCTCACAGTATTATGATGAGTACACCGCATAATACAGCGCCCACGCCTATGTTACTTcctcaacaacaacagcagcagcagcagcaacaacaacagcagcagcagcagcaacaacaacaacaacagcagcagcagcaacaacaacaacagcagcagcagcagcaatcTCAGCAGCAgtcgcagcagcagcaacaacaacagcagcagcagcaaccgCAGCAGCCACAGCAGCATGCAACGCATCAACAACATGTGCCCCATCAACAACATACTTCCACACAACCACAGGCGCATCAGCAGCAACAACATGCTGCAGAACAACCACAAGCGCAGAATCTACAACCCAAACATAATACGCAAAAATCATTACTAAGAAAAAATCGATCTGTAACCGTGATGCCCGATATGAGTCTTACTTCTGCCGAGGCGCAACAAGTTCGTTCACAACCCGCAGGAGAATCTGTTGTAACAACTAAGGACGATACTAATATCTTGGATAAAGGTAGCGGAGGATTTACTAACCTTTCGGAACCTAACATAAGTCTTAGCCCCGCTCCAGCACCAACACCAGGATTAAATATTTCCGAAAGTCGAAAGAAAAGGATCCTTGAGGATATTCAA AGGGTAGAAAGAGAGCTTCAAATTAACGGGCCGGAAGATTATTTCTCCGGATTAAGAAATTCCGTTGTAACTCAacggcaacaacaacaacagcaacagccaGAAGATCCTAGCGAATCAGATACATTATCACCAG GTTTAGTTTGCAGTACGAGTGGTATGTCTGGGAATTCATTGGCTCATCAAGGCGCCAGCCAGGCAATATCATTGTATAATGCATTTCTCAGAGGAAAACGAATTGCACAAGAAACTCAGTTATCTTTAGTTCCGTCTATATCGGAAACTTTTCCAGCAACAAATACTTTTCCTACTTCTCCTCCTCTTTCTCTTGCAACGATACCTGTTACGTCGTCTATTCCGCTGGTCACTTCAAATGTATCTTCGACAACTACACCGAGTCCTCCAAGCATATCCACACCTCCTACTGTTATGGCTGTTTCTCAACCCATAACTGCGAGCAGCGATGTTAGCCAAAATACCGCTATAAGTGATCGTCCGAAAGCAAAACCCGTTTCGAAGAAAGAGGGTAAAAATATCCGAAAAGCTTCGTCCAGTGTAATAGGCGGAAAgttgcagcaacagcaacaacagcaacaacaacagcagcaacagcaacagcagcaacaacaggcAACGTTGATGGCTGGTCTTCAGCAGCAGTATCAGCAAAAACAACGACAACACACTTATCAAGTTCAGCAGGTGCATCAGCTGCAACAACTCAATCAACAGTTACAATTACAGTTGGATCAAGTGCAg gtgcagcagcagcaacagcaacaacaatctCAGACTCAACAGCAACCGCAGTCGCAACAATTGCAGTTAcagcagtcacagtcacaacaACAACCTGGAGTAGTAACTGCTAGTGGAAATAATATACTCATGCCCACTCAGTTAATGTCCCATCTTCATCCTACGCATACTCATCATCTTCACGACCAA CAAGCGACTCAACAAAATCTTGCCGAGCAAACAGATCCTGAGTTAGCAAGACTACATCGAGATGGAGCTTGTCCTTTTGTAGCCGCTGCTCAAAAAGCAAAAGCACTTTGTACCAGTGAAAGCGTCATAAAATTGGAAGACGGCACACATATTCCTCTTGACGAtgcttttgaaatatttcgatcTATCAGTTTTGACGATACTGTTGATG TAGCAACAGAAGATCAAGAGAAACTTGAACTGAAAAGATTAGAAGTATCGGCTGGTAAAGATCCTCAACAAccgcaacaacaacagcaacatcaGTCGCCGCCGCAACAAGTGCAACAACAACAAAATCTGCAAACTACCCAAATAGTTCAGCAGGCAGCCAGTCCTTACACTTCCCAAGAATATTTCACTAATCCGGTATCATCGGTACCGTCTGTTTCGTTACCAACTTTGCCTTCTCTTCAAGTAACTAGTGCTGGTGTTCAAATACAAGCAGACATATCAGCAGGTTTACAATTAACTGGTACACAACCGTTACAAAATCAACCATTTAAAGATGCATTAACAGTGTACCAAGAAGGATATCTTCAAGGTCTTCGATGTCATTTCCAGCCACAATTATTACTTCAATCTTCTGAAATAA CATTTCCCACTCAAGGTTTACCTACAGTATCTGAAGCGACAGGAATAGTAGATAATATACCTCATCAAACGAATGGTTATGGTCAATCAACAGCCTGTAGCACTAATCAAGTTCAAGTTGCTACTCAAACTCAAGCACCGGCAGCAACAACAACCGCTGCAACAATTGTTGCTTCGGATAAAAAGCAAGTTTATACAGCGCCAACTACTGGTAAAGGAAAAAAAGGACGATACCCTCTTTTACCGCAACAACCATCGTgtcaacaacaacagcagcaacaacagcaacagcagcaacaacaacaacaacaacaaactGCCAATACCCAGCAGCAAACTCCCAACTTTCCcaatcaaaattatcaattgGATCCAACAACAG ttGCTGGTCAATATACAACAGGTGTCCCAACTGTTGGTGGTTATACAACTAGTCAAGTACCACCCGCGCCATTTTCTTGTATGGACGTGGATTCCGAAACAGACAGTAATCACGATACAGCATTGACATTGGCATGTGCCGGTGGACACGAAGAACTCGTCGAACTTCTATTGAGCCGCGGTGCGGATATCG AGCACAGAGATAAGAAGGGATTCACCCCGCTTATTTTGGCAGCAACAGCAGGGCATCACAAAGTTGTAGAAATTCTTTTGAACCATGGAGCCGACATAGAGGCTCAATCTGAACGTACTAAAGATACACCTTTGTCCCTTGCCTGTAGCGGTGGTAGATACGAAGTGGTAGACCTTTTGCTTAATCGGGGTGCTAATAAGGAACATCGTAACGTTTCTGATTACACACCTTTGAGTCTTGCTGCGTCTGGTGGATACGTTAATATAATAAAGCTTCTTCTTAGTCATGGTGCTGAAATTAATTCTCGAACTGGTTCAAAATTAGGTATTTCCCCTCTGATGCTGGCCGCTATGAATGGTCATGTTG CTGCGGTAAAATTATTGTTGGATATGGGTAGTGATATAAACGCTCAAATAGAAACTAATCGCAATACGGCGCTAACATTGGCGTGTTTTCAAGGAAGACACGAGGTTGTTAGTCTTCTTCTTGATCGTAAAGCTAACGTAGAACATCGAGCAAAG ACTGGCTTAACGCCATTAATGGAAGCAGCTAGTGGAGGATACGTTGAGGTTGGACGCGTTTTACTCACCAAGGGAGCAGATGTTAACGCTACTCCCGTTCCATCGTCTCGCGATACTGCCCTTACCATCGCTGCTGATAAAGGACATTGTCGTTTCGTAGAATTGTTGTTGTCAAG GGGAACTCAAGTAGAAGTAAAGAACAAAAAGGGAAATAGTCCACTTTGGTTAGCAGCAAATGGTGGACACTTGAATGTTGTTGATTTATTGTACCATGCTGGTGCGGACATAGATTCGCAAGATAATCGAAAG GTTTCTTGTCTAATGGCTGCTTTTCGCAAGGGACATATTAAGGTCGTTAAATGGATGGTAAATCATGTTACTCAATTTCCAAGCGATCAAGAAATGACAAGGTACATAGCTACCGTAAGCGATAAAGAATTATTAGAGAAATGTCAAGAGTGTGTAAAAGTGATCCGAGCGGCAAAAGAAACTCAAGCGGCAAAAGCGAATAAAAACGCAACGATACTGTTGGAGGAACTCGATATGGAAAAAACGAGGGAAGAATCGAAAAAGGCAGCAGCTGCCCGTAGACgagaacgaaagaaaaagaagaaactcgagaaaaaagaagagaagcGTAAATTGCACGAAGAATACAAAAAGAGCGAAACGAACTATGAAGACAAGGAGGAGAGTGGAAAGAAATCCGGAGACGAGGAGTGCGACAGAGCCGACGATAGCGAACATGAAACTGGTGACGGTTGTGAAAGAATGGACAGCATGCCATCGCCGGTTAACAGAAGCCCAGAAGATCCTGATAGAGAGGAAGGGGATAGCGGAATCGACGCAAACAGTCAAGGTAGCTGTAGCAGTAACGATGTCAAGGCTAGGGAGAAGAAGaaagataaaaagaaaaagaagagtagtagcagcagcagcagcagcccgGCTACCAACGAAAAAGATACATCTCCGCAAAGGTCTCCAAAATCCGTTATCGCGCAAAGTACTAGTTTGCCTCAAAACTCCATCACGCCGACAAAGTCTCAAAATAATTCGTCTGACAA AAGAACTATGATTAATAGTACGGGTGCAGTGTCCGCGTCCGTGTCAATGTCCGTGTCCACGTCCACATCCACGTCCACGTCTACGTCGACGTCGACAGCTGCCGTTACGACGAATACTAGATCGTCAACCGTGAATTGTGGCGAACGTAAATTAAAAGGTCAGCTGGTATTCGAATCGTCAAGACATCCTGCCGATAGGGAGGATTTCGAGGCAACCGGCAATGAAACGTACATGCCTGGTAAAGGTAAAAAGGCTTATAGTAATCAATACGATGGAGACGCATTGAATACGTCCATGAAGTCAAACAATACAACTAGTCCTAAGCAAGGAGGCAAGCGTGAAGAAGGTTGGAAAGAAGTTGTACGAAA GGGACAGTCCGACGATTCGGGAAGATTCATGAATTCACCATTCCGTTCGAAAAAAGTTTCCGTTCCACCAAATGCTATTAGCCGAGTTATTGGAAGAGGCGGGAGCAATATAAATGCAATTAGAGGCGCAACAGGAGCCCATATTGAAGTAGAAAAGCAAAGCAAGTGTCAGGGTGAACGAATCATCACTATCAA AGGATCGTCAGACGCAACGAAGCAAGCTCACACGTTGATAGCTGCTCTTATTAAGGATCCAGACGTTGATATATTACAGATGCTTCCAAAATCGAAACTTACGGTCGTTACAACTTCCTGTTGGGATAAAACCGTTTCTACCATAGCG TCGAGTAAAGCAAAGTTGGGTGCTGTAAGTAAACCATCTAGTCTAATGTCCAATTCGAGTAGTACGCAAATCAATAAATCTAATTACACACCGGGAGTTTCTACCGTGAATCAGTTGATTCCGCTTCGATCTTCGTCCAGCATTAAACTTACCGGAGCGTTTCCAACACCTTTACCACGCGCAACGGCACCGAGACTCGTGGCCGCAG CTGAGAAACGAGCTCAAGCCGTAGCTGCTCAGATGGCTTCTTCGTCGTCGAACACAAAAACAACAATGTCGTATACGAGTGCAATCATGACCGCAGGACGAGCAACGAAAATTGTGACGACGAGCACCACGCAAACTTTTGCTGCGAAATTATCCGAAATCACTGCCTCGACACATACATCTACTACCGTGATGCAGTCCACTCATACAACGGTAAACAAGCAAAAATCGTTACAAGCAAATACCGTCACTGTCATGTCAGCTACGGCTGCGGCAATGGCTCAGACTTCGTCTCAACAGTCCATAGTCAGTACATCGCCGAAACACTGCCGACCACTGCCTACTTTGTCTGCCCCGCCGACTATGGTTTCTCATTATTCTGGAAAGTCTACTTATTCTCCTGGATCTAATACCGCCGTGTCGTCAGCAACGAACACCGTGGTTGCATATTGCCCAGAAAATTCCACCGCTTCGACTTGTTCAAACGCGACGATTCGAGTCAGCCCGTCACCACCGGTGGTGCCGCAGTGTCAGCAGatgcagcagcagcaacagcatcaGCATCAACATCAGCAACAACAGCATCCGCATCACCAACAGCAGCAGCAGTcccaacaacaacaacaacaatcacatcagcagcaacaacagcagcaaccgcaacagcagcagcagcagcaagtTCGTAGTTCAACACCTATCGCGCAGACAATTcaagaacaacaacaacagcaccaacatcagcagcaacagcagcaacaacagcaacagcagcagcagcagcaacaacaacagcagcagcagcagcaaacaAATAATACACCACTGgaatattcattattcaatgatACCTTTACAAAAGTGACCCAGCAGTCAATGTGGGGTGGTCGAGAAAACGAGTCTCAGAAGGGCATGAACTTTGCGACCGTAGCCGGTGGCGGCGTATCTGTGAATACGTCTGGCTCGTCTTCGTCCAAATTCATTGACAGCGTTCCTCCCCAG GTGGACGCTTCGAAAGCACCTGGATATCGAGGAACAACGATGTGTTCTCCCGTTTCGAGTAAATCAAACAACAGTGCGACGAACGCGAACGTGAACCCGAACGCGAATACAAATGCAAACGCGAATGCAAATGCTAATGCGAACGCGTCCAACATGGGAAGCGGCGGGTCTTCTAATGCCGGCCACAATCCGATTCAACCACCGCAATTTCAGTCATCCGGAAATTACAGCGAACATCCTCTGTCGAATAAACCTCCCGGTAGTTTGGCCGTAGCACGGCCGGTGATTCCGCAACAAAGCATGGAAATGAGTGCAGCAGCTGCGGCAGCGGCAGCGGCTGCGGCGGCTATGGGAACGCAATATAACAGGCCAGTGTTTCAAGGCGACTTAACATCTCGCAACGCTACAACGCATCAAGCGCATGTGATTGCGTCGACGTCTCAAGCCACATTAGACGTAGGCTTGTTCAAAGGAAATAATGTCGGTTATGAACATCCGAATGTCAACTCGAGCCTGTTGAAGATGGTACCGAACGAAGCGGCCCAGGGCCATCCACTTCTGCCTTTCCATCCCCACATGCAGAACTTCACGCAAACAATCGCAGCACCATCTGCTTCGGTTAATACCACTGTCAGTATGTCCAGATTAAATCCAAGGGCGCCCGATTTCTCTAGTTCTTTACACTTGAACAATAAGCCTCAAGTAACTATGTTCAATGCGGGTTCAGCAGCGGGAATACATCCGAATATGTTTGCCACGGTGCCGCCACCTCCTCCATCCGCGATCCAGTCTAATAATTTAGCGATGCTCGGAAACTTTCCTCTAGGAAAGTATCAACCGGCATCCCGTGCCACTCCCAATACAGGAATCTCGACGAATGGACAAACTCGATGGCCGTTCGCTCCGCCTCACAATAATTATCCACCTCACCAAGAACCAATGATCGGACAAATCGGCTTGTCGAATCATTTGGCAAACATTACCGCGCAACCTGGTAGCATCGATTTGATCACCAGTTTAGAAAACGGTGGTTCACCGGCTATATCGCCCTCTTCGCCGGCCCAGGTTGCCCAAGAAATGAATCAATTGAAGATCGAGGATCGTAAAGTACCACGACCAATTGGTACAGAAAGAGCATGGAAGAATTATACGATGGCGGGAATGGGACCCGGTGGAGATGCCGACTCCATCAACTGGATGTTGAATAACGAAAAACTTGTTGGCTCTTGGGCAAGTTTGGCTCCAGGAATAGACAGGCATCAAATGTTTCGATCCAATGCCGCTTACAATCGTATATCCAACGTTGATGCTGAACTTCATCAAATGATGGAATCCTCCTTTCAG GGTCATGTGGATACTCAACAACCGTTTCCAAATGGTAGCGCGGCAGCCCTGTCGATAATGCCTGGGCTAACTCTATTACCTGGTCAATTTGGAACACCTGCTCTAACAGAAATTCCTCCTAACGAAGCAAATAAAATGGATGCGCCAGCATGGGGAATACCAGATGCCGTGCAAGATAAGCAACATCCG GCATGGAATAAATGGGCTCAttag